The Pseudomonas sp. GD03919 region GCGGCCGGGATGGGGCAATCCCGAGCCTTCCTGGTTGCGCACCCATCCGGCCACGCAAGATCGTATCTCACGCCTGCTGACGTTGGCGCCTGAACCAGCAACAGCCTTGCCGTTTCACGCGTCCCATTTCTTGCCGGAATCCACTGTGACGCCGCGCCCGCCGCGCTGGCGCCCGAGCGGGCTATGGCGCTGATTGCCTATCAACAGGAGACTTCTCATGGCCTACCCCGACCCGTACCCACGCCCCGCACCGGATCCCTTCATCCGGCGCTGGCTCTTCATCACTGCGTGCGTTGCAGCACTCATGCTGTTCTGGCAGTTCCTGCCCGCCATCGAAGCCTGGTTCAGCCCGCGCCAAGCCGCTGAGCGCACCGTCACGCCGCGTGGCGATCTGGCCGCTGACGAACAGGCTACCATCGAACTGTTTGAAAAATCACGCGCCTCGGTGGTCTACATCACCACCGCGAAGCTGGTGCGCGACGTCTGGACGCGCAATGTCTTCTCCGTGCCGCGTGGCACGGGATCGGGCTTCATCTGGGACGACGCCGGCCACGTCGTCACCAACTTCCACGTCATCCAGGGCGCGTCCGAAGCCACCGTAAAGCTTGCCGACGGCCGCGACTACCAGGCCGCGCTGGTGGGGGCGAGCCCAGCGCACGACATCGCCGTACTCAAGATCGGCGTCGGTTTCAAACGCCCGCCTGCCGTGCCGGTCGGCACCAGCGCCGAACTCAAGGTTGGACAGAAGGTGTTTGCTATCGGCAACCCCTTTGGCCTGGATTGGACGCTCACCACCGGCATCGTCTCCGCGCTCGACCGCTCGTTACCGGGAGAAGCGGGCGGCCCGGCCATTGATAACCTGGTTCAGACTGATGCCGCCATTAACCCCGGCAACTCGGGCGGCCCCCTGCTCGATTCGGCAGGGCGGCTTATCGGCATCAACACGGCGATCTACAGTCCCTCCGGCGCCTCGGCCGGAATCGGTTTTGCCGTGCCGGTGGACACCGTCATGCGGGTAGTGCCGCAACTGATCAAGTCCGGCAAATACATCCGCCCGGCGCTGGGCATCGAGGTGGATGAACAGCTCAATCAGCGCCTGTTTGCACTGACCGGAAGCAAGGGCGTGTTCGTGCTGCGTGTCACCCCCGGCTCGGCAGCGCACAAAGCCGGGCTCGCGGGTGTCGAAGTCACGCCGCAAGGCATCGTGCCCGGCGACCGCATCATCGGTGTTGATGGCAAGGCGACGGACGATGTGGCTAAGCTGCTCGCGCGGCTAGACGACAGGAAGGTCGGCGATGTAGTGGTCTTGTCCGTGGAACGGGCCGGCAAATCGCGCGAGGTACGTGTGGAGCTGCAACCCGGGAATTGATTGAACTGAACCTGTGGATCAGGCGGTAGTGCAGCGTCGCGGCGATTGAGGCTCTCAGGTCTCTTCGGCCAGGTAGCGTTCCGCCTCAATCTCCGAAGTGTCGGATGCGATCTGTCTATCCGAATAGGCAGGCATGCAACGCCGGAACCTCTTGCCAATCATCGAAGGAGAAAGCGAGGCGCAATCCGCATGAGGTGGACACATGCCAGGAACGGAGCGAACAGGAGGCCGCATTGGAACTCAGGTTACTGCGCTATTTCGTTGCGGTCGCGGAAGAACAGCATTTCGCGCGAGCGGCCGAGCGCCTTGGCGTTGAGCAATCGCCTGTGTCGCGCACAATGCGCAATCTCGAAGCCACGCCCGGCGTGCAGCTGTTCGACCGCAGCCTGCGCCAGACGCGACTGACCTGGGCCGGTCAAGTGTTCCTCGGTGAGTGCCGGCGTGTGCTGACCACCGTGGAGCAGGCGGTGAGTGCCGCAAAGGCGGCGGCGCAGGGCTATCCAGGGCGCGGCAAGCGGCCATTGTCAAAGGCCTGCTGCCATCATATAAGCCACTGAAAAACATGAAGTTTTAACTTCACAAGGCAATCCGTGACGGCTACTCTGCCGCCCCATGATTCGACGCCTATTGCCCCTGCTCTGCTGTTTCACAGCCGTTTCCCTGCACGCTGCACCCGCCACCTTCGCCGAGGCCAAGCGCCTGGCGTGGCCGCTGTATGCCCAGCAAGCCACCGAGTTCTACTGCGGCTGCAAGTACAGCGGCAATCGGGTCGATCTGCGCTCCTGTGGTTACACGCCACGCAAGAACGCCAATCGCGCCCAGCGCATCGAGTGGGAACATATCGTCCCGGCCTGGGTGATCGGCCATCAGCGCCAGTGCTGGCAGAAAGGCGGGCGCAAGAACTGCGCGGCCAACGATATGCAGTTCCGCAGGGCCGAGGCCGACCTGCACAACCTGGTACCGAGCATCGGCGAGGTGAATGGTGATCGCAGCAACTACAGCTTCGCCTGGCTGCCACAGAAACCACATCAGTACGGGCGGTGCGAGACGGTGGTGGACTTCAAGGCGCGCAAGGTGATGCCGCGCCCGGCCATTCGCGGGATGATCGCGCGCACCTACTTCTACATGTCCGACCGCTACAAGCTGCGTCTGTCGAAACAGGATCGGCAACTCTATGAAGCCTGGAGCAAGGCCTACCCGCCTAGGGTCTGGGAGCAGCAGCGCAACCAGCAGGTCGCCTGTGTGATGGGCTGGGGCAACCCTTATGTGGGCAAGGTGGATATGAGCCGCTGTGCGCCACGGCGCGGATGACACCCAGTTGACGCATCGCGCCCGCTACGCACGACGCATGCGCGTTGATCCGGCGGCGAGCAGCTCTTAAGCTGCCACACATTGCGCCTACAAGGATGTGCCATGATTCCCGTAAACCCCGCCGCCATGCTGCTTGGAGCGCTGCTCCTGCTGTTTTCCATGATCTGCGTGCCCGGCCTGCTGGGCCTGCTCGGTGCCAGCCTGCACCCACGCGCCAGAGCGTTCATGCTGGCCAGGCGCAAGCGATTCGGGTTTCTCGCCCTATTCTTCCTCGTCGGCAGTTTGCCAGCCCTGCAACTACTGATCTGGCAGGTGCAGAGTTCGTATGAAGCGCGCGCACTCGATCAGCGTCTGGAGTCCGAGCAGGTACTCGGCGAGCTGGTGCTACCCGCCGGAACCCAGGTGAAGCTGGCACGCCTGAAGCCCGCCGACGACTTCAGAGGCGAACCTCTCCCACATGGGTTGCAAAGTCTGCAGCACGCCGAGTTCACCAAGCAGCCGGTAACGTACGCGGCGCGCCGGTAAGCAGTCTGCATCTGGACGATATGCGCGCCAGGGTGCGTCTGGCAGAGGATGCGCGGCTCGACGATTGGCTGTGCTCGGCGACGGAGGATGTCACCTTCAGCTATCCGCTCGGCGCCCGCTTCAAACCGGCAGACTGGCAACTGGATAGCTGCACCCTGGCAGCAGGCAGCGAGGTGGCGGACGTCGTCTGGCCGCAAGCGATCACCGTACAGGCACTGGAGAAAGGGCGCTGGCAGCTGGCGCCCGGCCACGCGCCGGTTCACCTCCAAGGGCTCTACTTATGGGTCTGGAACATCTGGCTCGACGGTCCCTACGGCGCGCTGCAAGGCTGGGACGGCCTGTTGGTCGAACCACTCGAACTTGGGCCGATGCATTACCCGGCTGACACACGGGTACGCGCTTACCGCGGCAATCTGCTGTTCAGCCCTTACGATGACTCGCCTGCGCAGGATCGACGCGACGGCCAATTGCTCGAGCCGAACATGTCGGTGGAGCAGAACGCAGCCGGCGAGGTGTTGGGCGTTCATGACAATGAGGACGTCGGCGTGATCGACTGGTTCACGCTGACGCCCTGAAGGCATCGCGGCTGAAGCCGCTCCTACACACCTACACCTGCGGACTACGCAAGACGCTGCAACTCGCGCCGCACCATGTTGGCGAACTCCGGCGGGCTGAGCAGGTACAGCTCCTGTGCTACCCAGGGCAGCCAGCGCCCCTGTAACTCGGCCTTGCGCGCCAGCAGGCGCTGGGCCTCGGCTTCGGCGCGGGCCTGGTGCTCACGGTGGTAGTCGGCGCGGCTCGGTTTTTCTGTGCTCACGGTACTGCCCTTTTCCTCATATCGGGCAGAGCAGGCATAATTGCCGCCTGTTCGCCCATTTCGACCATCATCAATGCGCATCCACGTCAGTTTCATCGATCGCGTCGGCATCACCCAGGAAGTCCTGGCGCTGCTTGGCGGGCGTAATCTGAACCTCGATGCGGTGGAGATGGTACCGCCAAACGTCTATATCGACGCGCCGACCCTGAGCGCCGAGGTACTCGAAGAGCTGCGCGGCGCGCTGCTGCAGGTGCACGGCGTGCAGAGCGTTGAGGTGGTGGACATTCTTCCCGGCCAGCGCCGCCGTCTGCAGCTCGATGCCCTGCTGGCGGCCATGCCCGACCCGGTGCTGGCGGTGGATGATCGCGCCACCGTACTACTGGCCAACCCGGCACTGATCGACATCTGCGAGCGCCCGCCCGAGGGGCTGAGCATCGCCGCGCTATTCTCCGACGACGCGCTGCAACGCTCGCTGCTCGCCGCCGGTTTCCATCAGCCGCTACGCGAAGTGAACTTCGCCGGCCAGCCACTGCTGCTCGACGCCCAGCCGATCACCGAAGACGGGCGCCTGACCGGCGGCCTGCTCACCCTCTACGCCCCGAGCCGCATGGGCCAGCGCCTGGCCGCGTTGCATCATGATCACGCCGAGGGCTTCGACTCGCTGCTCGGCGAGTCAGACGCCATCCGTGCGCTCAAGGCCCGTGCCTTGCGCGTGGCATCGCTGGATGCACCGCTGCTGATCCACGGCGAAACCGGCACCGGCAAGGAGCTGGTGGCGCGCGCCTGCCATACCGCCAGCGTGCGCCGCACCGCGCCCTTCCTCGCCCTAAACTGCGCCGCTCTGCCGGAGAACCTGGCAGAGAGCGAACTGTTTGGCTACGCCCCCGGCGCCTTTACCGGCGCCCAGCGCGGCGGCAAGCCGGGGCTGCTGGAGCTGGCCAACCAGGGCACGGTGTTTCTCGACGAAATCGGCGAAATGTCGCCCTATCTGCAGGCCAAGCTGCTGCGCTTTCTCAGCGACGGCAGCTTCCGCCGCGTCGGTGGCGATCGCGAGGTGAAGGTGGACGTGCGCATCCTCAGCGCCACCCATCGTGATCTTGAAAAGATGGTGGCCGAAGGCAGCTTCCGCGAAGACCTGTTCTACCGCCTCAACGTGCTCAATCTGGAAGTGCCGCCGCTACGCGAGCGCGGCCAGGACATCCTGCTGCTGGCCCAGCACTTCATGGCCCAGGCCTGTGCGCAGATCCAGCGCCTGCCCTGCCGCCTGGCGCCGACCACCTTCCCCGCCCTGCTCGCCGGGCGCTGGCCGGGGAACGTGCGCCAGTTGCAGAACGTGATCTTCCGCGCCGCCGCCATCTGCGACAGCAACTGGGTGGAGATGGACGACCTGGACATCGCCGTGACCGAGGTGGCGCCACGGGTACAGGGCGAGGTCGGTAGCCTGGAACAGGCCATGGACGAGTACGAAAAAGCGCTGCTGGAAAAGCTCTACGCCAGCCACCCCTCCAGCCGCCAACTGGCCGCGCGCCTGGGCACCTCGCATACCGCCATCGCCAAGCGCCTGCGCAAATACGGCATCGGCAAGCTGTAACAGGCCGTTGAAAAACGTAGGCGAGGCAGGCAAGGCAAGGCAAGGCAAAAACGGCCGAAAAAGCGCAGTTTACGCGTTGTAAATGAGCATTTTGACTGGGCTCGCACGCGAGGCCGTTTTTAACGCAGCATTGCCAACGCAGGTAGTTTTTCAACGGCCTGCTAATGCCTGCCGCCGCGTAGGGTGGGTTAGGCGCCTGTCATACATCCCGATGAACAATTGGGTTCGCCGCGCCGTAACCCACCATTGGCGCAACACGGAAGATCGCCCGGTGGGTTACGCGGCGCACCACCACCGAGTTGTCAGCACGCCCGCTGCCCAGCGCCACTCACCCACCCTACGCGCTAGACACCTCGTTCGTAGGGAGGGCCGGGCGGCGATCCGCACTCAGCCCACCAACACAGTTCGTAGGGTGGGCTTTAGCCCACCAGCACAGCCATAGAACATTGGCACAACCTGCAGGATCGCCCGGCGGATATCAAAAGCTTCATCCACCCGCTGTGGGGCTTTAGCCACGACAGCCTGGACAAATCGCCGCTGAAGCGTCTCCCACACGCCACCCTGCCGAATCCCGGGGCTGCCGGCACGATCTTTCCGGATTACATCCGGGCTACACGCCAGGCAGAGCGTGGCTTACAGCTCACCTGTAGCCAAATCATTCCATCGTAACGATTTCGTAACAACATGAGCAAAGCCCCATTCCCGCTGGTGCGACCTCGACTTTGCCAGAAACGACGCCGACTTTCGGAACGATATCGTTCCACAGAGCTTTCATCAGTCGCCGTTAAAATATCTAAGCAATTGATTTTATTGAAAAAAATATCAATGGCACCAAGCTTGCTCTAGCACCTGCAGTCGACCCGCACCGCTGCGGGTTACCCGTTGCCTGCCACAGAAGCAGGCCACCTTTGCCCTTGAGGAGTTCACATGAGCGAGTTGCGTTTCACCGCCGATCACGAATGGCTGCGTCTGGACAACGATGGTCTGGTTACCGTCGGCATCACCCATTACGCCCAGGACGCGCTCGGCGACGTGGTCTACGTACAACTGCCGGAAGTGAAGGCCTATGCCCAGGGCGAGGAAGTGGCCGTACTGGAGTCGGTGAAGGCCGCCAGCAACATCGTCATGCCGCTGGACGGCGAAATCATCGAGGTCAACGCCGACCTGGAAGGCAGCCCGGAGTTGGTCAACGAATCGCCGCTGGACAAGGCCTGGTTCTTCCGCATGCGCCTGACCGACAACGCCGTGCTCGCCGACCTGCTGGACAAGGCCGGCTATGATCGTCTGTTGAACGCCAACGCCGACGCCTGAGTGACCGCCATGACCAAGCTCGACACCCAGAACGAATTCATCGCCCGCCACATCGGCCCGCGCGATGCCGACACCGCAGCCATGCTCGAACTGCTGGGCTATGACTCGGTCGACGCGCTGACCAATGCAGTGATCCCCGAGTCCATCAAGGGCACCAGCATCCTCGGCGAGCAGCCGGGCCTGTCGGAAGCCGACGCCCTGGCCAAGATCAAGGCCATCGCCGCGAAGAACCAGCAGTTCAAGAACTACATCGGCCAGGGTTACTACGGCACTCACACGCCGAGCCCGATCCTGCGCAACCTGCTGGAAAACCCGGCCTGGTACACCGCCTACACCCCGTACCAGCCGGAGATTTCCCAGGGCCGCCTGGAAGCGCTGCTGAACTTCCAGACCCTGATCAGCGACCTTACCGGCATGCAGATCGCCAACGCATCGCTGCTGGATGAAGCCACCGCTGCCGCCGAGGCCATGACCTTCTGCAAGCGTCTGTCGAAGAACAAGGCTGCCAACACCTTCTTCGTGTCCCAGCACTGCCACCCGCAGACCCTCGACGTACTGCGCACCCGTGCCGAGCCGCTGGGCATCGACATCGAAGTCGGCGACGAAGCTGCCATCACTGACGCCAGCGCCTACTTCGGTGCGCTGCTGCAGTACCCGGCGAGCAACGGTGACATCTTCGACTACCGTGCCCTGGTCGAGCGCTTCCACGCCGCCAACGCCCTGGTGGCCGTGGCTGCCGACCTGCTGGCCCTGACCCTGCTCACCCCACCGGGCGAGTTCGGCGCCGACGTGGCCCTGGGCAGCGCCCAGCGTTTCGGTGTACCGCTGGGCTTCGGTGGTCCGCACGCTGCCTACTTCGCCACCCGCGACGCGTTCAAGCGCGACATGCCGGGCCGTCTGGTCGGCATGTCGGTGGACCGTTTCGGCAAACCGGCCCTGCGCCTGGCCATGCAGACCCGCGAGCAGCACATCCGCCGCGAGAAGGCCACCAGTAACATCTGTACCGCGCAGGTGCTGCTGGCCAACATCGCCAGCATGTACGCCGTGTACCACGGCCCGAAAGGCCTGACCGCCATCGCGCAGCGCGTACACAGCTTCACCGCCATCCTCGCCCTGGGCCTGACCAAGCTGGGCCACAGCGTTGAGCAGCAGCACTTCTTCGACACCCTGAGCATCAAGACCGGCGCCAAGACCGCCGAGCTGCATGCCAAGGCCCGTGCTGCCGGCATCAACCTGCGCGAGATCGACGCCGAGCGTCTGGGTCTGTCGCTGGACGAAACCACCGACCAGGCCGCCGTCGAGGCGCTGCTGGCACTCTTCGCCGGCGATCAGTCTGCCCCTGCCGTCGCCGACCTGGCCGCACAGGTCGCCAGCCGCCTGCCGCAAGGCCTGCTGCGCCAATCGGCGATCCTGCAGCACGAAGTGTTCAACCGCTACCACAGCGAAACCGAGCTGATGCGCTACCTGCGCAAGCTGGCCGACAAGGACCTGGCCCTGGATCGCAGCATGATCCCGCTGGGTTCCTGCACCATGAAGCTCAACGCCGCCAGCGAGATGATCCCGGTGACCTGGCCGGAATTCGGTAACCTGCACCCCTTCGCTCCGGTCGAGCAGGCTGCCGGTTACACCCAACTGACCACTGAGCTGGAAGCCATGCTCTGCGCCGCCACCGGCTACGACGCCGTGTCGCTGCAGCCCAACGCCGGTTCCCAGGGCGAGTACGCAGGCCTGCTGGCCATCCGTGCCTATCACCTGAGCCGTGGCGACGATCAGCGCGACATCTGCCTGATCCCGCAATCGGCCCACGGTACCAACCCGGCGACCGCCTCCATGGCCGGTATGCGCGTGGTGGTGACCGCCTGTGACGCACGCGGCAACGTCGACATCGCCGATCTCAAGGCCAAGGCCGAAGAGCACAAGGATCGCCTGGCTGCGATCATGATCACCTACCCGTCCACCCACGGTGTGTTCGAGGAAGGCATCCGCGAGATCTGCCAGATCATCCACGACAACGGCGGCCAGGTTTACATCGACGGCGCCAACATGAACGCCATGGTCGGTCTGTGCGCCCCGGGTCAGTTCGGCGGCGACGTCTCGCACCTGAACCTGCACAAGACCTTCTGCATCCCGCACGGCGGTGGCGGCCCGGGCGTCGGCCCGATCGGCGTCAAATCGCACCTGGCGCCGTTCCTGCCGGGCCATGGCCACATGGCACGCAAGGAAGGTGCAGTCAGCGCCGCGCCGTTCGGCAGCGCCAGCATCCTGCCGATCACCTGGATGTACATCACCATGATGGGCGGCAACGGCCTCAAGCGCGCGTCGCAGATGGCCATTCTCAACGCCAACTACATCGCCCGTCGTCTGGAAGAGCACTACCCGGTGCTGTACTCCGGCGAAGGCGGCCTGGTGGCGCACGAGTGCATCCTCGACATCCGTCCGCTCAAGGACAGCAGCGGCATCAGCGTCGACGACGTGGCCAAGCGTCTGATCGACTTCGGCTTCCACGCCCCGACCATGTCCTTCCCGGTTGCCGGCACTCTGATGATCGAGCCGACCGAGAGCGAGTCCAAGGAAGAGCTGGATCGCTTCTGTGACGCCATGATCGCCATCCGTGAGGAAATTCGCGCGGTCGAGCAGGGCCGTCTGGACAAGAACGACAACCCGCTGAAGAACGCCCCGCACACCGCGCTGGAACTGGTAGGCGAGTGGAATCACGCCTACAGCCGCGAGCAGGCCGTGTACCCGGTCGCCAGCCTGATCGAGGCCAAGTACTGGCCGCCGGTGGGCCGTGTGGACAACGTCTACGGCGACCGCAACCTGGTCTGCGCCTGCCCGTCCATCGAGGCGTATCAGGACGCGTAAGCACCGCCCCGTAGCCCGGATGAAAATCCGGGGAAGCTGTCAAAAGCTCCCGGATTACATCCGGGCTACATCCACCCCGTTTCTTTCGGCTCCCCTCACCGGGGCGGGCTGACTTCATCCCGAGAAAAACGATAAAGAGGGCCTCACCATGTTCAGCAAGCACGACCAACTGCAGGGCTATGACGACGCCCTGCTCGCGGCGATTCAGGCCGAGGAACAGCGCCAGGAAGACCACATCGAGCTGATCGCCTCGGAGAACTACTGCAGCCAGCGCGTGATGCAGGCGCAAGGCAGCGGCCTGACCAACAAGTATGCCGAAGGCTATCCGGGCAAGCGCTACTACGGTGGTTGCGAGCATGTGGACAAGGTCGAGGCACTGGCCATCGATCGCGCCAAGCAGCTGTTCGGCGCCGACTACGCCAACGTCCAGCCGCACTCGGGCTCTTCCGCTAACAGTGCCGTGTACCTGGCGCTGCTCAACGCCGGTGACACCATCCTCGGCATGAGCCTGGCACACGGCGGCCACCTGACCCACGGCGCCAAGGTGTCGTCCTCGGGCAAGCTGTACAACGCGGTGCAGTACGGTATCGACGAGAACGGCCTGATCGATTACGCCGAGGTCGAGCGCCTGGCCGTCGAACACAAGCCGAAGATGATCGTCGCCGGTTTCTCGGCCTACTCGCGTGTGCTGGACTTCCCCCGCTTCCGCGCCATCGCCGACAAGGTGGGTGCACTGCTGTTCGTCGACATGGCACACGTCGCCGGCCTGGTCGCCGCTGGCCTGTATCCGAACCCGATTCCCTTCGCCGACGTGGTCACCACCACCACCCACAAGACCCTGCGCGGCCCGCGTGGCGGCCTGATCCTGGCGCGCAAGAACGAGGAGATCGAGAAGAAGCTCAACTCCGCCGTCTTCCCTGGCGCCCAGGGCGGCCCGCTGATGCACGTGATCGCGGCCAAGGCGGTGTGCTTCAAGGAAGCATTGGAGCCAGGCTTCAAGACCTACCAGCAGCAAGTGATCGACAACGCCCGCGCCATGGCGGCGGTGTTCGTCGAGCGCGGCTATGACGTGGTCTCCGGTGGTACCGACAACCACCTGATGCTGATCAGCCTGGTCAAGCAGGGCCTGACCGGCAAGGCCGCCGACGCGGCGCTGGGCGATGCCCACATCACGGTGAACAAGAACGCCGTGCCGAACGATCCGCAATCGCCGTTCGTCACCTCCGGCATCCGCATCGGTACTCCGGCGGTGACCACTCGCGGCTTCAAGGAAGGCGAATGCCGCACCTTGGCCGGCTGGATCTGCGACATCCTCGACGACCTGGAAAACCCGGCCGTGATCGAGCGCGTGCGCGGCCAGGTCGCCGACCTGTGCGCCACCTTCCCGGTCTACGCTGACTGATACCCGACTTACCACGGGCCGCGCGGCGGCCCCAACCGGTGCGCGCGGCGCACCCAACAGGAAACCGACATGACCACTGAAACTCTCGCCAAGACGCCCCTGCACGCCCTGCACATCGAACTCGGTGCACGCATGGTGCCCTTCGCCGGCTATGACATGCCCGTGCAGTACCCGCTGGGCGTGATGAAGGAACACCTGCACACCCGCGACGCCGCCGGCCTGTTCGACGTCTCGCACATGGGCCAGATCCTGCTGCGTGGCGAGCACGCCGCGCGCGCCCTGGAAACCCTGGTGCCGGTGGACATCATCGACCTGCCGCTGGGCATGCAGCGCTACGCCATGTTCACCGATGCTCAGGGCGGCATCCTCGACGACCTAATGGTCGCCAACCTGGGTGACGACACCCTGTACCTGGTGGTCAACGCCGCCTGCAAGGATCAGGACCTGGCCCACCTGCAGAAGCACATCGGCGAGCAGTGCCAGATCGAGAGCCTGTTCGAGGAGCGCGCCCTGCTCGCCCTGCAAGGCCCGAAAGCGGCCGACGTACTGGCCCGCCTGGCCCCGGAAGTGAGCAAGATGACCTTCATGCAGGTGGCCCGCGTGCGCCTGCTGGGCAGCGAGTGCATCGTCAGCCGCAGCGGCTACACCGGCGAAGACGGTTTCGAGATTTCCGTCGCCGTCGATCAGGCCGAAGCCCTGGCGCGCAGCCTGCTGGCCGAAGCGGAAGTCGAAGCCATCGGCCTCGGCGCGCGTGACTCGCTGCGCCTGGAAGCCGGCCTGTGCCTCTATGGCCACGACATGAGCAGTGCCACCACGCCGATCGAAGCCAGCCTGCTGTGGGCCATCTCCAAGGTACGCCGCGCCGATGGCGAGCGTGCCGGCAACTTCCCGGGCGCCGAGCGCGTGTTCGAGCAGCAGCAGAAAGGCGTGGCGCGCAAGCGCGTTGGCCTGCTGCCGCAGGAACGCGTGCCGGTACGTGAAGGTGCGGAAATCGTTGATGCCGACGGCAGCGTGATCGGCCAGGTAAGCAGCGGCGGCTTCGGTCCGACTCTCGGTGCACCGGTCGCGATGGGTTACGTCAATGCCAGCCATACCGCTATCGACAGCGACGTCTGGGCCGTGGTGCGCGGTAAGCGCGTGGCGATGAAAGTGGCCAAGACTCCATTCGTGCCGCAGCGTTATTATCGCGGCTGACCCTCGGCATGGCACGGCTGACCCGCGCCATGCTGCGCGTCATTTCAAAGCCAGCCGCCACGGCTACATGAGGCTGGCGGTTTCCACCCACCTACAGGTTCGCCCCCGCAACCTCAGTGAAATCCGCGGCGCTGGCCAAAGCGCCCGGATTGCATCCGCTCCGTGGCTCCATGCCCGCAGCCGGATGAAACCTGCCCAAGCGCCCGCGGTGTCTGGCACGCGCGCCTGGAAGACGTCTACCAGCAGAGCTACGTGCCCACAGCCAACCGGTCGGTGACTGGGTACTGGGTGCCAACCTGGGCTATGTCGCCGGCAAGGAAGAAGGCGCGGCCAAGGCCGACAACCTGGACAACAAGGTCTATCAGGGTGAACTCACTGCCAAGACCGGAAACAACAGCTTCATGGTTGCCTACCAAAAGCTCAGCGGCGACACCAAGTTCATGCGTATCGATGGCGCCAGCGGCGGCACGCTGGTCAACGACGGCTTCACCAACAGCTACGACAACCCGGAAGAGCGCTCCTGGCAGATCCGCCACGACTACAACTTCGCCGGCATCGGCATTCCCGGCCTGCCCCTGATGAACCGCTACGTCAGCGGTAGCAACATCGACGTCTACACCAATGGCGTGAAAACCCGCGAGAACGCCGAGGAATGGGGCCGCGAGTCCGAGCTGGCCTACACCATTCAGGAAGGCAACCTGAAGAACCTGAGCATTCGCTGGCGTAACTCCGATGTGCGTCGCGACGCGGGTCAGGATCTTCACGAGAACCGCCTGATCATCAACTATCCGCTGTCTCTTCTGTGGTAGCGGACGCATCACTGCGTCCTATTGACTCCTGTGTGTTAACGGCACTTTATGCCCGTCCTCGTGACGGGCTTTTTTTGGGTTTTTCGCGTTATCGCGGGGAAGATACGCTTGACACCGGACTGGCAAGTTTGTGTGCGTACTGCCTGCTGACTTAGCACTATCCATTACCGCGTGTACTGAGCGTTTGGGTTGCGCCCCTTACGGGCGCCACACCTTTCTTGCTTGCCCAAGAAAGGTGTGCCAAAGAAGGGCACCCCGACATCCGGGTTTCGCTACGCGAAACTTCCCTCGCTCCGGCGCTGCTCCGGGGCCGGCTTACATGGGCCGTCCCTGGCCCATTAAGCCTCTCGCCGCATCCATGCGGCTCGTCCCCCTGCGCAACACCTCCACTCGGCCTACTGAAGGGGACTTGGGCGTCGTCTGTG contains the following coding sequences:
- the glyA gene encoding serine hydroxymethyltransferase, translating into MFSKHDQLQGYDDALLAAIQAEEQRQEDHIELIASENYCSQRVMQAQGSGLTNKYAEGYPGKRYYGGCEHVDKVEALAIDRAKQLFGADYANVQPHSGSSANSAVYLALLNAGDTILGMSLAHGGHLTHGAKVSSSGKLYNAVQYGIDENGLIDYAEVERLAVEHKPKMIVAGFSAYSRVLDFPRFRAIADKVGALLFVDMAHVAGLVAAGLYPNPIPFADVVTTTTHKTLRGPRGGLILARKNEEIEKKLNSAVFPGAQGGPLMHVIAAKAVCFKEALEPGFKTYQQQVIDNARAMAAVFVERGYDVVSGGTDNHLMLISLVKQGLTGKAADAALGDAHITVNKNAVPNDPQSPFVTSGIRIGTPAVTTRGFKEGECRTLAGWICDILDDLENPAVIERVRGQVADLCATFPVYAD
- the gcvT gene encoding glycine cleavage system aminomethyltransferase GcvT; amino-acid sequence: MTTETLAKTPLHALHIELGARMVPFAGYDMPVQYPLGVMKEHLHTRDAAGLFDVSHMGQILLRGEHAARALETLVPVDIIDLPLGMQRYAMFTDAQGGILDDLMVANLGDDTLYLVVNAACKDQDLAHLQKHIGEQCQIESLFEERALLALQGPKAADVLARLAPEVSKMTFMQVARVRLLGSECIVSRSGYTGEDGFEISVAVDQAEALARSLLAEAEVEAIGLGARDSLRLEAGLCLYGHDMSSATTPIEASLLWAISKVRRADGERAGNFPGAERVFEQQQKGVARKRVGLLPQERVPVREGAEIVDADGSVIGQVSSGGFGPTLGAPVAMGYVNASHTAIDSDVWAVVRGKRVAMKVAKTPFVPQRYYRG